Genomic DNA from Thermosipho ferrireducens:
TATTTTTCAGAATCCTGGACCTGCTCTAAAAGCACGAGATTCTCAACAGTGATGCCTGTCAAAAATGCAAAAGTCTGCAAAGTATTACTCACCTCAAAAGTAGGCTCCTGATTTGTCTCGACAACGGCAATTCCAAGAAGTTTATCCTGTTTAACAAGTGGAATAAATCCTATGACTTTATTTTCATCTTCAGGAACAAAAGCAGGCAAAAGTCTTTCTTTTAACCACTCAAGATAGTCAGCATAAGAAGAAAGATCTATACGGGCTTCCAGAGGATCTGATAAGATAACATTACTATCTTTTATTACAAAAGCTCTATTGTATTTTATGACATTTTTAATAGTTTTTAAAAGTGCAGTATAAACTTCTTTCTCGGTACGTGCTTTTGATATTTCAAGCATAAAAGTAGAAAAAAGCATTTCAATTTCCAAAATAATCACCCACTTTTCTACATTTCTTCAGGTGCCGAAACCCCCAAAAGCTCAAATCCTATTTCGAATACCATTTTCACAGCTTTTAAAAGATTTAACCTGGCATTTGAAAGTGCTTTGTTATTCTCATCCAGAACTCGATAATCATTGTAATATTTATGGAATTTCTCAGCAAGTACTTTCAAATAATTAGACAAATAATGTGGAGAAAGTTTTTCTTTAATTTCTTGCAGCACATCTTCAAATACGTCCAGCATTTTTATTATACTCATTTCTTGCTCTTCGTTTAACAATTCTATATTTTCCATTTCATGAAATTCTATTCCTTTCTCTTTCGCATTTCTGAAAATGCTGTTTATACGCGCATAAGCATATTGTACATAATAAACAGGATTTTCATTACTCTTTGCTTTGGCAAGCTCTAAATCAAAATTTAAATGACTATTAACATCAACCATTGTGAAGAAAAATCGCGTAGCATCTTTCCCCACTTCTCTGGTCAAATCGTCGAGCGTAACAAAATTTCCAGCCCTTGTGCTCATTTTAACTACTTCTTTTCCTCTTTTCAGTGTAACAAATTGATGAACAACAAAGTTTAAGAAACTTTCTGAAACGTTTAAAGCCTTCATAGCAGCTATCATTCTGGGAATATGTCCCTGATGATCACTTCCAAAGACATCATAAACCATATCAAATCCTCTTTTATATTTATCATAATGATAAGCTATATCTGTCAAAAAGTACGTATATGTGCCATCACTTCTTACCAAAACTTTGTCTTGATCGTCAACAAAATCAGAAACTTTAAACCATAAAGCCCCCTCTTTCTCATAAGTATACCCTTTTTTCTCAAAAAATTCCAAAACCTCTTCAACTAATCCTTCGTCTATGATATCAGATTCTCGAGTAATTTTATCAAATCCGCTTCCAATACTTTTAAGAGTTTCATTCATTTTTTCCAAAATATTTTTTACAACGTATGTCTTGAAAAAGTTCTCAACATCTTCATCCCACAAATTTTTATATTTATCACCTATTTCTTCTTTTAATTTTTCAGCAATTTCTATAAGATAATCTCCTCTGTACCCATCTTCTGGTAGCTCATACTTTTCTCCAAACAATTCGTTGTATCGCACCCAAAGTGAACGCCCAAGGAGTTTCACCTGTCTTCCTGCATCGTTTACATACATCTCTCTAATAACATCGTACCCTAAAAACTCGAAAACATTTGCTAAAACATCACCAATAACTATTTGTCTTCCATGCCCCACTGTAAATGGACCTGTTGGATTGGCGCTTCCATATTCAAACTGCACTTTCTGATTATTTTGTTTTTTCTTCCAGAAATTAACTTTTTCATTTAACATCTTTATTAATAAATCTCGATAAATCTCTTTAGAAATTTTAAAATTTATAAATCCCGGCCCTGCTATTGAAACATCATCAAACATAGGATTATCAGACAACTTTTTTGAAAAAATATTGGCGATCTCTCTGGGAGCCTTTCTGAAATACTTAGCACCAACAAGAGCAGCATTTGTAGAAAAATCTCCAAATTTCTCATCAGGTATCTCTACATTAAAATTGTATTCTTCACCCATTTCATAAATTACACTTAAAACTTTTTCTTTGATCATCTTTTTGAGCATTTAAACACCTCCAAATGTTTCTATAAGTTCCAGTATCTCTTCAACACCTTCTTTTGTAACAGAAGAGTATGGTATGATTATATACTCACCAAATTCTTTCAAAATATTTTGATAATATTTAACTGACCCTTTTCTTTCAGAATTTTTGAGCTTGTCCATTTTC
This window encodes:
- the argS gene encoding arginine--tRNA ligase, with the protein product MLKKMIKEKVLSVIYEMGEEYNFNVEIPDEKFGDFSTNAALVGAKYFRKAPREIANIFSKKLSDNPMFDDVSIAGPGFINFKISKEIYRDLLIKMLNEKVNFWKKKQNNQKVQFEYGSANPTGPFTVGHGRQIVIGDVLANVFEFLGYDVIREMYVNDAGRQVKLLGRSLWVRYNELFGEKYELPEDGYRGDYLIEIAEKLKEEIGDKYKNLWDEDVENFFKTYVVKNILEKMNETLKSIGSGFDKITRESDIIDEGLVEEVLEFFEKKGYTYEKEGALWFKVSDFVDDQDKVLVRSDGTYTYFLTDIAYHYDKYKRGFDMVYDVFGSDHQGHIPRMIAAMKALNVSESFLNFVVHQFVTLKRGKEVVKMSTRAGNFVTLDDLTREVGKDATRFFFTMVDVNSHLNFDLELAKAKSNENPVYYVQYAYARINSIFRNAKEKGIEFHEMENIELLNEEQEMSIIKMLDVFEDVLQEIKEKLSPHYLSNYLKVLAEKFHKYYNDYRVLDENNKALSNARLNLLKAVKMVFEIGFELLGVSAPEEM